Proteins from a genomic interval of Phlebotomus papatasi isolate M1 chromosome 3, Ppap_2.1, whole genome shotgun sequence:
- the LOC129805585 gene encoding kinesin heavy chain, which yields MTGTEREIPAEDSIKVVCRFRPLNDSEEKAGSKFIVKFPNSNEENCISIGGKVYLFDKVFKPNASQEKVYNEAAKSIVSDVLAGYNGTIFAYGQTSSGKTHTMEGVIGDSIKQGIIPRIVNDIFNHIYTMEVNLEFHIKVSYYEIYMDKIRDLLDISKVNLSVHEDKNRVPYVKGATERFVSSPEDVFEVIEEGKANRHIAVTNMNEHSSRSHSVFLINVKQENLENQKKLSGKLYLVDLAGSEKVSKTGAEGTVLDEAKNINKSLSALGNVISALADGNKTHIPYRDSKLTRILQESLGGNARTTIVICCSPASFNESETKSTLEFGKRAKTVKNVVCVNEELTAEEWKRRYEREKEKVGRLKGKVEKLEAELARWRAGETVSSDEQVNLQDPMEASTPNVEVIEAENVPPAPVPATPSGLTMVGSISAEERARFESERERLYQQLDDKDEEINQHSQYVEKLKEQIMDQEELIGNVRRDYENLQTEMTRIQQENESAKEEVKEVLQALEELAVNYDQKSQEIETKNKEIDTINEELLQKQALLNTTSTDLQQLRDMSAHQKKRYNEILSNLLRDLSEVGQALCTDSSADLKLNPDTAAGKVEEEFTVARLYISKMKSEAKNLAQRCQNLEGQNMDSNRKVSEYEKDLADCRLLISQHEARMKSLQESMREAENKKRTLEENIDALREECAKLKAAEQVSAVSAEEKQRAEQLREAFDKQMDQLRDGHTAQVAELRDEISEKQEAINELKDLNQKLTLAHQQMSSDYEKLKQEEADKSSKLQELILTNERREQARKDLKGLEDTVSKELQTLHNLRKLFVQDLQARIKKSITSEDNEDDGGSLAQKQKISFLENNLEQLTKVHKQLVRDNADLRCELPKLEKRLRTTMERVKALETALKEAKEGAMRDRKRYQYEVDRIKEAVRQKNLARRGPQAQIAKPIRAGQGHIVSGIRGGGGIIPAGGNAVPQ from the exons GGAAAAGTTTACCTGTTCGATAAAGTGTTCAAGCCCAATGCATCGCAGGAGAAGGTTTACAATGAGGCGGCAAAATCAATCGTCTCTGATGTCTTGGCGGGATACAATGGAACAATTTTTGCCTATGGTCAGACATCATCTGGCAAAACACATACAATGGAAGGTGTTATAG GTGACTCAATAAAACAAGGTATCATTCCTCGTATTGTGAATGACATCTTCAATCACATTTACACGATGGAGGTGAATTTGGAGTTTCACATAAAAGTATCCTATTATGAGATTTACATGGACAAAATTCGGGACTTATTGGATATATCCAAGGTGAATTTGAGTGTGCATGAGGATAAAAATCGTGTGCCTTATGTCAAAGGTGCCACTGAGCGCTTTGTCTCAAGTCCCGAAGATGTCTTTGAGGTGATTGAAGAGGGAAAGGCTAATCGGCATATTGCTGTGACAAATATGAATGAACACTCATCGAGATCCCATTCAGTATTCCTAATAAATGTCAAGCAGGAGAATTTGGAGAATCAGAAGAAATTGTCGGGAAAGCTGTATCTGGTTGATTTGGCTGGTTCGGAGAAGGTGTCAAAGACTGGAGCTGAAGGTACGGTGCTGGATGAAGCGAAGAATATCAATAAATCACTATCGGCCCTTGGTAATGTTATATCAGCACTAGCTGATGGCAATAAAACGCACATTCCGTATCGTGATTCCAAATTGACTAGAATTCTGCAGGAATCACTAGGTGGCAATGCAAGGACAACCATTGTCATCTGTTGCTCTCCCGCAAGTTTCAATGAGTCCGAAACCAAGTCAACACTTGAATTTGGAAAGCG TGCTAAGACGGTTAAGAATGTCGTTTGCGTCAATGAGGAACTCACGGCTGAGGAATGGAAGAGGCGGTATGAGCGTGAGAAGGAGAAGGTGGGTCGCCTCAAGGGCAAAGTGGAGAAGTTGGAAGCTGAACTTGCCAGATGGCGTGCTGGTGAAACGGTATCGTCCGATGAACAGGTGAATCTGCAGGATCCCATGGAGGCCAGTACGCCGAATGTTGAAGTCATTGAGGCTGAAAATGTACCTCCAGCCCCTGTCCCAGCAACACCTAGTGGCTTGACCATGGTTGGATCAATTAGTGCAGAGGAGCGTGCGAGGTTCGAGAGTGAACGTGAACGTCTCTATCAGCAACTCGATGACAAGGATGAGGAGATCAATCAGCATTCGCAGTATGTGGAGAAGTTGAAGGAGCAGATAATGGATCAGGAGGAGTTGATTGGCAATGTTAGGAGGGATTATGAGAATTTGCAGACGGAAATGACGCGCATCCAGCAGGAGAATGAGAGTGCCAAGGAGGAGGTGAAGGAGGTGTTGCAGGCACTTGAGGAGCTGGCTGTGAATTATGATCAGAAGAGTCAGGAGATTGAGACGAAGAATAAAGAGATTGATACCATCAATGAGGAGTTGCTGCAGAAGCAGGCACTCTTGAATACTACCTCAACGGATTTGCAGCAATTGCGTGATATGTCGGCACATCAGAAGAAGCGCTACAATGAGATCTTGAGCAATCTCCTGCGGGATCTGTCGGAAGTGGGTCAAGCACTCTGTACTGACTCTTCGGCTGATCTCAAGCTCAACCCAGATACAGCAGCTGGGAAAGTTGAGGAGGAATTCACAGTTGCTCGGCTGTACATCAGTAAGATGAAGAGTGAGGCGAAGAATTTGGCACAGCGCTGTCAGAATCTCGAGGGTCAGAATATGGACTCCAATCGGAAAGTGTCAGAGTATGAGAAGGATCTGGCTGACTGTCGATTGCTGATATCGCAGCATGAGGCCAGGATGAAGAGTCTGCAGGAGTCAATGCGTGAAGCCGAGAATAAGAAGAGAACGCTGGAGGAGAATATTGATGCGCTACGTGAAGAATGTGCAAAATTGAAGGCTGCCGAGCAGGTTTCGGCTGTGAGTGCGGAGGAGAAGCAGAGGGCTGAACAGCTGAGGGAGGCCTTTGATAAGCAAATGGACCAGCTGCGCGATGGGCATACAGCACAAGTGGCCGAGTTGCGAGATGAGATCTCAGAGAAACAAGAGGCTATCAATGAACTTAAGGA tTTGAACCAAAAATTAACCCTTGCTCACCAGCAAATGTCATCGGACTATGAGAAGTTGAAGCAGGAGGAGGCAGATAAGTCCAGCAAACTCCAGGAGCTCAT CTTGACAAATGAGCGTCGTGAACAAGCAAGAAAAGATCTCAAAGGATTGGAAGATACCGTCTCGAAGGAACTTCAGACCCTTCACAATTTGCGTAAATTATTCGTGCAAGATCTCCAG gCACGTATCAAGAAATCAATCACCTCGGAAGACAATGAGGATGATGGAGGATCACTGGCTCAGAAGCAGAAGATCTCCTTCCTGGAGAATAATTTGGAGCAACTGACCAAAGTGCACAAGCAATTGGTGCGCGATAATGCTGATTTGCGCTGTGAGTTGCCGAAATTGGAGAAGCGCCTGAGGACAACGATGGAACGTGTCAAGGCGCTAGAGACTGCTCTAAAGGAGGCAAAGGAAGGTGCAATGCGCGATCGCAAACGCTACCAATATGAAGTGGATCGCATCAAGGAGGCCGTTCGACAGAAGAATCTCGCTCGACGTGGCCCTCAGGCACAAATTG cCAAGCCAATTCGTGCTGGTCAGGGACATATTGTGAGTGGAATTCGTGGTGGTGGCGGAATTATTCCAGCCGGTGGAAATGCAGTTCCTCAGTAA